One genomic segment of Spartinivicinus poritis includes these proteins:
- a CDS encoding thioredoxin family protein yields the protein MIRSLILSLFFMSLVNSLMAKELPYDPKANAKQQLTQAQLAAKQQGKLLLIAFGANWCPDCVALDKAVSRGQLAELIKTHFVTVKVDIGRWDNNMDIVQEYGNPVKKGIPSIVVTSADNKVLFATKGGQLATARRMGAENFYNFFNSLSKLKTQATLGQDTQPEAAQEL from the coding sequence ATGATCCGCTCACTTATTTTATCCTTGTTTTTTATGAGCCTAGTCAACTCATTAATGGCTAAAGAATTACCCTATGACCCAAAGGCCAATGCTAAGCAGCAGTTAACCCAAGCCCAGCTAGCAGCCAAGCAGCAAGGTAAACTGCTGTTGATTGCGTTTGGGGCTAACTGGTGTCCTGATTGTGTTGCGCTGGATAAGGCAGTCAGTAGAGGACAGCTCGCTGAGTTGATTAAAACTCACTTTGTAACCGTTAAAGTGGATATTGGCCGTTGGGATAACAATATGGATATTGTGCAGGAATACGGTAATCCTGTTAAAAAAGGCATTCCTTCGATTGTTGTGACATCAGCAGATAATAAGGTGCTGTTTGCAACGAAAGGTGGCCAGCTGGCAACTGCACGAAGAATGGGAGCTGAAAACTTCTATAATTTTTTCAACTCTCTCAGCAAGCTGAAAACCCAAGCTACACTAGGGCAGGATACTCAGCCTGAAGCTGCTCAGGAATTATGA
- the fadA gene encoding acetyl-CoA C-acyltransferase FadA: MSLNPRDAVIIDYARTPMGRSKNGMYRHVRAETLSAKLITGLLARNPGVDPAEVEDVVWGCVNQTLEQGWNIARMASLMTPIPHTASAQTVSRLCGSSMSALHTAAQAIMTNNGDVFVVGGVEHMGHVGMMHGVDPNPQLSLYAAKASGMMGLTAEMLGKLHGIGRKQQDEFGARSHQLAHQATVEGRFSDEIIPMEGHDESGNVKVFTEDETIRPDTTAEKLAELKPVFDPKNGTVTAGTSSQITDGASCMIVMSAERAQALGLTPIAKIRSMAIAGVDPAIMGYGPVPATKKALKKAGLTIDDIDQLELNEAFAAQALPVLKDLKILDKMNEKVNLNGGAIALGHPFGCSGARISGTLLNVMKQKGGTLGIATMCIGLGQGITTIFERV; encoded by the coding sequence ATGAGTTTAAATCCTAGAGATGCCGTCATTATTGACTATGCCCGGACCCCAATGGGGCGTTCTAAAAATGGTATGTATCGCCATGTGCGGGCTGAAACCTTATCAGCCAAACTGATTACTGGGTTGCTAGCAAGAAACCCTGGTGTCGACCCAGCGGAGGTCGAAGATGTGGTTTGGGGGTGTGTTAACCAAACCCTGGAGCAGGGTTGGAATATTGCACGAATGGCTTCACTAATGACGCCGATTCCACATACTGCCAGTGCTCAAACCGTTAGCCGATTATGTGGTTCATCAATGTCTGCTTTACATACCGCTGCTCAAGCAATCATGACTAATAATGGTGATGTATTTGTCGTGGGTGGTGTTGAACATATGGGGCATGTGGGCATGATGCATGGGGTTGACCCTAACCCACAGTTAAGCCTATATGCTGCAAAAGCTTCAGGCATGATGGGACTGACCGCTGAAATGTTGGGCAAGTTACACGGCATTGGCCGTAAGCAACAGGATGAATTCGGTGCTCGCTCCCATCAGTTAGCTCATCAGGCGACAGTTGAAGGCCGATTTAGCGATGAGATTATTCCAATGGAAGGGCATGATGAAAGCGGTAATGTGAAGGTGTTTACTGAAGATGAAACCATTCGCCCCGATACTACGGCTGAAAAACTGGCTGAATTAAAGCCGGTCTTTGACCCTAAAAACGGCACTGTCACGGCGGGTACTTCTTCACAAATTACTGATGGTGCTTCTTGCATGATTGTTATGTCTGCTGAGCGAGCACAAGCATTAGGGTTAACACCAATAGCAAAAATCAGATCAATGGCCATTGCTGGAGTTGACCCTGCCATTATGGGCTATGGTCCTGTACCGGCGACCAAGAAAGCACTGAAAAAAGCCGGGTTAACCATTGATGACATTGATCAACTTGAACTTAACGAAGCATTCGCTGCTCAGGCACTACCTGTGTTAAAAGATTTAAAAATACTGGACAAAATGAATGAGAAAGTTAATCTCAATGGAGGTGCAATTGCATTGGGCCACCCGTTTGGTTGTTCCGGTGCCCGAATCTCTGGTACATTGTTAAATGTCATGAAACAGAAAGGTGGCACATTGGGTATAGCAACAATGTGTATCGGGCTGGGGCAAGGTATTACGACGATTTTTGAGCGTGTGTAA
- a CDS encoding universal stress protein → MSPYHHILVAVDLTEEANTVLARAKDIAADNQARLTMVHVIEPLSVAYGSDIPLDLTTLQQEITDQAHHRISELAARIDLDNQDQVVVYGRPEKEIHRLAEENGVDLIVVGSHGRHGLALILGSTSTGILHGAKCDVLAVRVGNK, encoded by the coding sequence ATGAGCCCATATCACCATATTTTGGTAGCCGTTGACCTGACTGAAGAAGCCAATACTGTCTTAGCACGCGCCAAAGACATTGCTGCCGATAACCAAGCCAGACTTACCATGGTCCATGTAATAGAGCCGTTAAGTGTGGCCTATGGCAGTGATATCCCACTAGATTTAACCACCTTACAACAAGAGATCACGGACCAGGCTCACCACCGAATTTCTGAGCTAGCTGCCAGAATTGATCTAGACAACCAGGACCAGGTAGTTGTCTATGGGCGCCCAGAAAAAGAAATCCACCGCCTTGCTGAAGAAAATGGGGTGGATCTCATTGTGGTGGGAAGTCATGGCCGCCACGGCCTAGCACTGATTCTCGGTTCTACTTCCACCGGCATTTTACATGGTGCCAAGTGCGATGTGCTGGCTGTGCGTGTTGGCAACAAATAA
- a CDS encoding SMI1/KNR4 family protein, translating to MADLILRYWQQILKWFKVNQPVFLDALNAGASLKHIEQLEAELGTSLPNDLQAFLLAVSGEKTDNFFHHLCTCGILPFHGDLFSVPEILKQRQYHLEHDVALNGSKDFQKMAAVYQAHCPEVKPLSYDPLWIPIGGDPGFNIVFVDLNPTSQGTVGQVFEHCYEIAQRELLASSLTHYLKQYAEGLSKGRFYVEEDNHMLVVYDDHSI from the coding sequence ATGGCGGACCTTATATTACGTTATTGGCAGCAAATCCTTAAGTGGTTTAAAGTAAACCAACCCGTCTTTTTAGATGCTTTAAATGCTGGTGCCTCACTAAAACACATTGAGCAACTGGAAGCTGAACTAGGTACTAGCCTGCCCAATGATCTGCAGGCGTTCCTGTTAGCTGTCAGTGGAGAGAAAACGGATAATTTTTTTCACCACCTATGTACTTGTGGCATTTTACCTTTCCACGGTGACTTATTTTCTGTGCCTGAAATATTAAAGCAACGCCAGTACCATTTGGAGCACGACGTAGCACTTAATGGCAGTAAAGACTTTCAGAAAATGGCCGCGGTTTATCAGGCCCATTGCCCAGAAGTGAAACCTCTTAGCTATGACCCACTATGGATTCCCATTGGGGGCGATCCTGGTTTTAACATCGTTTTCGTTGACCTTAATCCAACCAGCCAAGGAACAGTTGGACAGGTTTTTGAGCATTGCTACGAAATTGCCCAGCGAGAACTATTAGCCTCTTCCCTTACCCATTACCTCAAGCAGTATGCCGAAGGCCTGAGTAAGGGACGGTTTTATGTGGAAGAAGATAACCATATGCTGGTTGTCTATGATGATCACTCCATTTAA
- a CDS encoding DUF6586 family protein: protein MRGSERVAENATPAKEALQALVKQKLYFAAALLRQCQQLSDPLPGDQEGLLQAVAWHLVTAVNAFGHELGAEYQLSLAVHHWSFAELSAEQRQSAPGLNSLHLLLQEDDSWLSHLSEYYDRVEALQPTTLKQDQLAGEQTLIITSEVSTFQMLSNCCQALAEFIQHWREQLVEY from the coding sequence TTGAGAGGGAGTGAGCGGGTAGCTGAAAATGCTACCCCTGCAAAAGAAGCCTTACAAGCCCTGGTGAAACAAAAGCTTTATTTTGCCGCTGCTTTGTTGCGGCAATGTCAGCAACTGTCTGATCCGCTACCTGGCGATCAAGAAGGATTACTGCAAGCGGTTGCCTGGCATTTGGTAACCGCTGTTAATGCGTTTGGTCATGAGTTAGGGGCAGAGTATCAGCTATCCCTAGCTGTTCATCATTGGTCGTTTGCTGAATTAAGTGCAGAGCAGCGTCAGTCTGCACCAGGGTTAAATAGCTTACATCTGCTATTGCAGGAGGATGACAGCTGGCTAAGCCACTTATCTGAATACTACGATCGAGTAGAGGCCTTACAGCCAACAACCCTCAAGCAAGACCAGCTAGCAGGTGAACAGACGCTGATTATTACCAGTGAAGTGTCCACTTTTCAAATGTTATCAAACTGCTGTCAGGCGTTAGCTGAGTTTATTCAACATTGGCGAGAACAGTTAGTCGAGTATTGA
- the fadB gene encoding fatty acid oxidation complex subunit alpha FadB has translation MIYEGQAITVKPLEEGIAELQFNLQGESVNKFNRATLEELREAVDAIRGNDQIKGLIVTSGKDVFIVGADIGEFLANFTLPEDELIAANLQVNQIFSDFEDLPMPTVVAINGIALGGGFEMCLAADYRVMAETAKVGLPEVKLGIYPGFGGTVRLPRIIGADNAIEWICAGKEHKAEAALKTKAVDVVVPLDELKAAAITLAKRAAAGELDYQTRRQPKLEKLKLNNIESMMVFETAKGYVASQAGPHYPAPVEAIKTIQKAATKGRDDALKIEAKGFVKMAKTPVAENLIGLFLKDQLLKKKAKHYEEIALSANKAAVLGAGIMGGGIAYQSAYKNVPILMKDINQEGIDLGLNEAAKLLIKRVDRKRMEPAAMAEVLNRIIPTLSYGDFKTVDVVVEAVVENIDVKKKVLAEVEGQIKPEAVLTTNTSTISINKLAEAVKRPEKFCGMHFFNPVHMMPLVEVIKGEQTSEETVATVVAYAKAIGKTPIVVNDCPGFLVNRILFPYFGAFSMLLRDGADFAQVDKVMERFGWPMGPAYLMDVVGLDTGLHAEGVMAEGFPDRMKREFKTALDVLYEAKRYGQKTNAGFYQYKQDKKGKPKKVLDEAVYDMIKPVCQASQAFSEEDIIARMMIPLCLETVRCLEDGIVESPAEADMGLVYGIGFPPFRGGALKYIDDMGVAEFVALTEKFAELGPLYKPTAKLIEMAKSGARFFTE, from the coding sequence ATGATTTACGAAGGTCAGGCCATAACGGTTAAACCGCTTGAAGAAGGTATCGCTGAGCTGCAATTTAACTTGCAGGGTGAGTCTGTAAACAAGTTCAATCGGGCCACTTTAGAAGAACTACGTGAGGCTGTTGACGCTATTCGGGGGAATGATCAAATTAAAGGCCTGATCGTTACCAGTGGCAAAGATGTATTTATTGTCGGTGCCGATATTGGTGAGTTTCTGGCTAATTTTACGTTACCTGAAGATGAGTTAATCGCTGCCAACTTACAAGTTAATCAAATTTTTAGTGATTTTGAAGATTTACCTATGCCAACGGTAGTCGCCATTAATGGTATAGCCCTCGGGGGTGGCTTTGAAATGTGTCTGGCTGCTGACTATCGCGTCATGGCAGAGACTGCAAAAGTTGGCTTACCTGAAGTCAAGCTAGGGATCTATCCTGGATTTGGCGGCACTGTACGGCTACCCCGAATTATTGGCGCAGATAATGCTATTGAGTGGATTTGTGCGGGTAAAGAACATAAAGCGGAAGCTGCCTTAAAAACCAAGGCAGTTGATGTGGTAGTGCCCCTGGATGAGCTGAAAGCAGCAGCAATTACCTTGGCAAAACGAGCAGCTGCAGGTGAACTTGATTATCAAACGCGACGTCAGCCAAAACTGGAAAAGCTAAAGCTAAATAATATCGAAAGTATGATGGTGTTTGAAACAGCTAAAGGCTATGTGGCCTCACAAGCGGGGCCACACTATCCAGCACCTGTTGAAGCAATTAAAACTATTCAAAAAGCCGCCACTAAAGGCCGGGATGATGCCCTTAAAATAGAAGCAAAAGGCTTTGTGAAAATGGCGAAAACACCAGTGGCTGAGAATTTGATTGGGCTGTTTCTTAAAGATCAATTACTGAAGAAAAAAGCCAAGCATTATGAAGAGATTGCTTTATCTGCCAATAAAGCGGCGGTATTAGGGGCGGGTATTATGGGAGGCGGTATTGCCTACCAGTCTGCCTATAAAAATGTACCTATTTTAATGAAAGATATTAACCAGGAGGGGATTGATCTTGGTTTAAATGAAGCGGCCAAGCTACTAATAAAACGGGTTGATAGAAAACGAATGGAACCTGCGGCGATGGCTGAGGTGCTTAATCGGATTATACCCACGCTGTCGTATGGTGATTTTAAGACAGTTGATGTCGTTGTTGAGGCAGTGGTTGAAAATATTGATGTGAAAAAGAAAGTGCTGGCTGAGGTGGAAGGGCAAATCAAACCTGAAGCTGTACTTACAACTAATACCTCAACTATCTCCATTAATAAACTGGCAGAAGCAGTAAAAAGGCCCGAAAAATTCTGCGGGATGCACTTTTTTAATCCCGTACATATGATGCCATTGGTTGAAGTGATTAAAGGTGAGCAGACCAGTGAAGAAACCGTTGCTACGGTAGTGGCGTATGCTAAGGCAATTGGCAAAACACCTATTGTTGTCAATGACTGCCCTGGCTTTTTAGTCAACCGGATTTTATTTCCCTACTTTGGTGCTTTTTCCATGTTATTGCGTGATGGGGCTGACTTTGCTCAAGTGGATAAAGTGATGGAGCGGTTTGGCTGGCCAATGGGGCCTGCCTATTTAATGGACGTCGTAGGCCTTGATACTGGTTTACATGCTGAAGGGGTGATGGCTGAAGGCTTCCCTGACCGAATGAAGCGGGAATTCAAAACGGCATTGGATGTATTGTATGAAGCCAAACGCTATGGACAGAAGACCAATGCTGGGTTTTATCAATATAAGCAGGACAAAAAAGGCAAGCCGAAAAAAGTGCTGGATGAAGCGGTATACGACATGATTAAACCCGTTTGCCAAGCCAGCCAAGCGTTTAGTGAGGAAGATATTATTGCTCGAATGATGATCCCGCTGTGCCTGGAAACCGTTCGCTGCTTGGAAGACGGTATTGTGGAAAGCCCGGCTGAAGCGGATATGGGGCTGGTGTATGGCATTGGCTTCCCACCATTCCGGGGTGGTGCGTTGAAATATATTGATGATATGGGTGTGGCAGAATTTGTGGCACTGACGGAAAAGTTTGCTGAGCTTGGGCCACTGTATAAGCCTACAGCCAAACTAATTGAAATGGCTAAGTCAGGTGCTCGTTTTTTTACTGAGTAA
- the galU gene encoding UTP--glucose-1-phosphate uridylyltransferase GalU — protein sequence MIKKCLFPAAGYGTRFLPATKSMPKEMMPVVNKPLIEYGVEEALAAGLSEISIVTGRGKRALADHFDTNYELEHQIKDTDKEPMLNDIRRLIDECSFSYTRQREMKGLGHAILTGQTLIGDEPFAVLLADDLCINQGDGVLSQMVRLFKQFRCSIVAIQEVPADETGKYGIIAGDMIREDLYRITDMVEKPAPEDAPSNLAIIGRYILTPDIFDIIRSTTPGKNGEVQITDALLQQAQDGCVLAYRFKGKRFDCGSVDGYIAATNYCYDQFYQKNNGS from the coding sequence ATGATCAAAAAGTGTCTTTTTCCTGCAGCGGGTTATGGAACCCGCTTTTTACCTGCAACTAAGTCAATGCCTAAAGAAATGATGCCGGTCGTGAATAAACCTCTGATTGAGTATGGGGTAGAAGAGGCACTGGCTGCAGGTTTAAGTGAAATTAGTATTGTTACCGGTCGAGGCAAGCGAGCACTTGCTGATCATTTTGATACCAATTATGAACTTGAGCATCAAATAAAAGATACTGACAAAGAGCCGATGCTAAACGATATTCGTCGTCTAATTGATGAATGTAGCTTTTCTTATACCCGGCAACGGGAAATGAAAGGATTGGGTCATGCTATTCTGACAGGTCAAACCTTAATTGGTGATGAGCCGTTTGCGGTTTTGTTGGCGGATGATTTATGCATTAACCAGGGTGATGGTGTTCTGTCTCAAATGGTACGTTTGTTCAAGCAATTTCGCTGTAGTATTGTAGCCATTCAGGAAGTACCTGCGGATGAAACAGGAAAATACGGCATTATTGCGGGAGATATGATTCGAGAAGATTTGTATAGAATTACCGATATGGTGGAAAAGCCTGCACCTGAAGACGCACCTTCCAATTTAGCCATTATCGGTCGTTACATCTTAACGCCAGATATCTTTGACATTATTCGTAGTACCACTCCTGGCAAAAATGGTGAAGTGCAAATTACTGATGCATTATTACAGCAAGCTCAAGATGGTTGTGTATTAGCCTATCGGTTTAAAGGCAAACGCTTTGATTGTGGTAGTGTTGATGGTTATATTGCTGCAACCAATTATTGTTATGATCAGTTTTACCAAAAGAATAATGGCAGTTAG
- the topA gene encoding type I DNA topoisomerase — translation MGKSLVIVESPAKAKTINKYLGSDFIVKSSVGHIRDLPTSGSKKPVDAKARAKAAAETRKLSPEQKAVYKKRKAREQLVARMGVDPENNWQANYEILPGKEKVVDELKRLAKNADKIFLATDLDREGEAIAWHLREAIGGDNERYRRVVFNEITKNAIKEAFEHPGQLNMSRVQAQQARRFLDRVVGYMVSPLLWSKIARGLSAGRVQSVAVRLIVERENEIRQFVPEEFWEIHADLNTPRQEAVRFQVTKQAGKSFRPTNKAQADQALAVLSQATYQVANVDTKPTSTKPNAPFITSTLQQAASTRLGFSVKKTMTMAQRLYEAGYITYMRTDSTNLSADAVAACRDFIADTYGKAYLPEKATSYSSKEGAQEAHEAIRPSDVNAKAGSIKGLERDAERLYELIWRQFVACQMPPAEYLSTSVVVAAADFELRTRGRVLKFDGFTKVLPPVGKKGEEATLPIINVNEILDLLKLDPSQHYTKPPARFTEAALVKELEKRGIGRPSTYASIISTIQDRGYVKLEGRRFYAEKMGDIVTERLVESFHDLMDYSFTANMEGDLDHIAEGELEWHKLLDKFYADFSKKLARAESDSSTGGMRANEPTMTDIDCPTCERKMQVRTASTGVFLGCSGYALPPKERCKTTINLVPGDEVIHADDDEGEAKALRAKHRCEKCGTAMDSYLIDEKRKLHICGNNPDCSGYEIELGQFKLKGYEGPVLECDKCSAEMQLKTGRFGKYFDCTNDACSNTRKLLKSGEPAPPKMEPVPMPELRCLKVDDTYILRDGASGLFLAASQFPKNRETRAPLVSELIPHRNEIDPKYHFLMDAPQQDPEGNPTIVRFSRKTKEQYVMTEVEGKATGWRAFYKDGKWEEQVTKSRAKTKVEAAS, via the coding sequence ATGGGTAAATCACTAGTCATTGTTGAGTCACCAGCAAAAGCCAAAACGATTAACAAGTATTTGGGTAGTGACTTCATTGTTAAGTCATCTGTTGGGCATATTCGAGATCTTCCTACTAGCGGAAGCAAGAAGCCGGTTGATGCGAAAGCGCGAGCAAAAGCAGCGGCAGAAACCCGTAAGCTGTCACCTGAACAGAAGGCAGTTTATAAAAAGCGCAAGGCTCGTGAGCAACTGGTTGCGCGAATGGGGGTTGACCCAGAAAATAATTGGCAGGCTAATTATGAAATATTGCCTGGCAAGGAAAAAGTCGTTGATGAGCTGAAACGGTTAGCGAAAAATGCTGACAAAATCTTCCTAGCAACGGACCTTGACCGAGAGGGGGAGGCCATTGCCTGGCATTTGCGCGAAGCGATAGGTGGGGACAACGAGCGCTACCGACGGGTTGTGTTTAATGAAATCACCAAAAATGCTATCAAAGAGGCATTTGAGCACCCTGGCCAGCTTAATATGAGTCGGGTCCAGGCCCAGCAAGCTCGTCGCTTTTTGGATCGGGTAGTGGGCTATATGGTGTCACCTTTGCTGTGGAGCAAAATTGCCAGAGGCTTGTCAGCCGGTCGCGTACAATCAGTCGCTGTGCGACTGATTGTTGAACGTGAGAATGAAATTCGCCAGTTTGTTCCAGAAGAGTTTTGGGAAATTCATGCAGACTTAAATACACCGCGCCAAGAGGCGGTTCGCTTCCAAGTTACCAAGCAGGCAGGCAAAAGCTTTCGACCTACCAATAAAGCGCAGGCAGACCAGGCGCTGGCGGTATTAAGCCAGGCAACGTATCAGGTTGCTAACGTTGATACTAAGCCAACCAGTACCAAGCCTAATGCGCCTTTTATCACTTCTACCTTACAGCAGGCAGCGAGTACCCGGCTGGGGTTTAGTGTTAAGAAAACCATGACCATGGCTCAGCGGCTTTATGAAGCTGGCTATATCACATATATGCGTACAGATAGCACCAACTTAAGCGCAGATGCTGTTGCGGCTTGCCGAGACTTCATCGCTGATACCTATGGGAAAGCCTATTTGCCAGAAAAAGCTACCTCCTATAGCAGTAAAGAGGGTGCACAAGAGGCCCACGAAGCAATCAGACCATCTGATGTCAATGCTAAAGCGGGCTCAATTAAAGGGCTGGAGCGCGATGCTGAACGGTTATATGAGCTAATTTGGCGACAGTTTGTCGCTTGCCAGATGCCGCCTGCTGAGTACCTAAGTACCAGTGTGGTGGTGGCAGCGGCTGACTTTGAGTTGAGAACTCGTGGCCGAGTATTGAAGTTTGATGGCTTTACCAAAGTACTTCCCCCAGTTGGCAAGAAGGGTGAGGAAGCCACTTTACCCATCATCAATGTCAATGAGATTTTGGACTTACTTAAGCTGGACCCCAGCCAACACTATACCAAACCACCGGCTCGATTTACTGAAGCGGCATTAGTAAAAGAGCTCGAAAAGCGGGGGATTGGTAGACCCTCTACCTATGCATCCATTATTTCAACGATCCAAGACCGAGGCTATGTCAAGCTGGAAGGACGCCGTTTTTACGCCGAAAAAATGGGCGACATTGTGACTGAGCGGTTGGTGGAAAGTTTTCACGACCTCATGGATTATAGTTTTACTGCCAATATGGAAGGAGATCTGGACCATATTGCTGAGGGTGAGCTGGAATGGCATAAGCTACTGGATAAGTTTTATGCGGACTTCAGTAAAAAGCTAGCGCGAGCAGAGTCTGACTCCAGTACTGGAGGGATGAGAGCGAATGAGCCTACCATGACAGACATTGATTGCCCTACTTGTGAACGCAAAATGCAAGTGCGTACCGCCAGTACGGGGGTGTTTTTGGGTTGCTCAGGTTATGCTCTACCCCCTAAAGAGCGCTGTAAAACCACTATTAATCTAGTGCCAGGTGATGAAGTTATCCATGCTGATGATGATGAGGGAGAGGCTAAAGCACTTCGAGCTAAGCATCGCTGTGAAAAGTGTGGTACTGCCATGGACTCTTACTTGATAGATGAGAAGCGCAAACTACACATTTGTGGTAATAACCCAGATTGTTCTGGCTATGAAATAGAACTAGGGCAGTTTAAGTTGAAGGGTTATGAAGGGCCTGTGTTGGAGTGCGACAAGTGTAGTGCAGAGATGCAGCTAAAAACAGGGCGGTTTGGTAAGTATTTTGACTGCACTAATGATGCTTGTAGTAATACTCGTAAACTGCTGAAAAGTGGCGAACCGGCACCCCCTAAAATGGAACCTGTGCCTATGCCTGAGTTGCGTTGCCTAAAAGTCGATGATACTTACATTTTAAGAGATGGTGCTTCAGGGCTGTTTTTAGCGGCGAGTCAGTTTCCTAAGAACCGGGAAACCCGTGCACCACTGGTGAGTGAGTTGATTCCTCATCGAAATGAAATTGACCCCAAATACCATTTTTTGATGGATGCGCCGCAACAAGATCCTGAGGGTAATCCAACTATTGTGCGGTTTAGTCGCAAAACTAAAGAGCAGTATGTGATGACAGAGGTAGAGGGCAAAGCGACAGGGTGGCGTGCTTTTTATAAGGATGGAAAGTGGGAAGAGCAAGTGACTAAAAGCCGGGCTAAAACCAAAGTAGAGGCGGCAAGTTGA
- a CDS encoding DUF1653 domain-containing protein: protein MKTEVKAGRYRHFKGQYYEVIGVVTHSETEEKMVLYKALYGKQGLWVRPLALFFSSVMVDGEQIPRFEYLGDK from the coding sequence GTGAAAACAGAAGTAAAAGCTGGTCGTTATCGGCACTTTAAGGGCCAGTACTATGAGGTGATTGGGGTAGTAACTCATAGTGAAACAGAAGAAAAGATGGTGTTGTATAAAGCACTATATGGTAAACAAGGCCTATGGGTAAGACCATTGGCACTGTTTTTTTCGTCGGTGATGGTGGATGGCGAACAAATTCCCCGGTTTGAATATTTAGGCGATAAATAA
- a CDS encoding mannose-1-phosphate guanylyltransferase/mannose-6-phosphate isomerase, whose protein sequence is MIIPVILSGGTGSRLWPLSRELYPKQLLNLVNPDASLLQETVNRLIGFKEVEAPIVVCNEEHRFMVAEQLRQIAQPAESIILEPVGRNTAPAIAVAALKAMKLSSEAMLLVLPADHAIRKLEAFYKAILYGQQHAQQDRLVTFGIVPDHPETGYGYIKASESLGFSGYKIDCFVEKPDQAMAAGYVAEGGYFWNSGMFMFKAATYLAELQAYAVDIFNAAKQAFDEAKTDLDFLRLDKASFTACPEDSIDYAVMEKTDKGVVIPTDIGWNDVGSWRALAELHASDARGNSQLGDVILRDTENCYLRSEKRLLAAVGVKNLVVVETDDAVLVAHKDKVQDVKKIVEELKSHQRSEYMLHKKVYRPWGSYEGIDEAERFQVKRITVKPGASLSLQMHHHRAEHWIVVKGTARVTCGEKEYLVAENESTYIPLGEQHRLENPGKIPLELIEVQSGSYLGEDDIVRFDDVYGRTQ, encoded by the coding sequence ATGATAATTCCAGTGATTCTCTCTGGAGGAACCGGTTCTCGACTCTGGCCATTATCCCGCGAGCTTTACCCTAAGCAGTTGCTCAACCTAGTCAATCCAGATGCGAGTTTGCTACAAGAGACGGTTAATCGGTTGATTGGATTTAAGGAGGTAGAGGCACCTATAGTGGTGTGTAACGAAGAGCACCGCTTTATGGTAGCAGAGCAGCTCAGGCAAATAGCTCAACCAGCAGAAAGTATTATTTTGGAGCCTGTGGGTAGAAACACTGCACCTGCTATTGCCGTGGCTGCACTCAAAGCGATGAAGCTTAGTAGTGAGGCAATGTTACTAGTGCTGCCTGCCGATCATGCTATTCGAAAGTTAGAGGCCTTTTATAAGGCGATTCTCTACGGTCAACAACATGCGCAGCAGGATCGATTAGTCACTTTTGGGATTGTGCCAGACCACCCGGAAACGGGGTATGGCTACATTAAAGCGTCTGAATCACTTGGCTTTTCAGGTTACAAAATTGACTGCTTTGTAGAAAAACCTGACCAGGCAATGGCGGCTGGTTATGTGGCAGAAGGTGGTTATTTTTGGAATAGCGGAATGTTTATGTTTAAGGCAGCAACTTATTTGGCGGAGCTACAGGCTTATGCGGTGGATATTTTTAATGCTGCCAAACAAGCATTTGATGAAGCGAAAACGGACTTGGATTTTTTACGCTTGGATAAAGCCAGTTTTACTGCCTGCCCTGAAGACTCAATTGATTATGCGGTAATGGAAAAAACCGACAAAGGTGTAGTCATTCCTACTGATATTGGCTGGAATGATGTGGGCTCTTGGCGAGCATTGGCTGAGTTGCACGCTTCTGATGCACGGGGTAATAGCCAACTGGGTGATGTAATATTAAGAGACACAGAAAACTGCTATTTGCGCAGTGAAAAACGTCTGTTAGCGGCTGTTGGGGTAAAAAATCTGGTGGTGGTGGAAACGGATGATGCTGTGTTAGTTGCTCATAAAGATAAAGTTCAAGATGTCAAAAAAATTGTTGAGGAGTTAAAGAGTCACCAACGTTCTGAGTATATGCTGCATAAAAAAGTGTATCGCCCTTGGGGAAGTTATGAAGGCATTGATGAAGCAGAGCGCTTTCAAGTTAAGCGGATCACTGTTAAGCCTGGTGCAAGCTTATCACTACAGATGCACCATCATCGAGCCGAGCACTGGATAGTGGTTAAGGGTACAGCCAGGGTGACATGTGGAGAGAAGGAATATTTGGTAGCTGAGAATGAGTCCACTTATATACCACTGGGTGAGCAGCATCGATTGGAAAACCCTGGAAAAATTCCTTTGGAGTTAATTGAGGTACAGTCTGGTAGCTATTTGGGAGAAGATGATATAGTTAGGTTTGATGACGTTTATGGACGAACCCAATAG